AGCAAAACCTGTCGAGACAGAAACAATTCGTGAAGGCCCGAAGCCTGATGAGCGGCAGAAgcccaccaacatcacccaacaGTCCGAGGTCATTGTTATTTCACGCGAGGACGCCGATGGCGATGAGTCCGAGTCGGAGTCAGAACACGATGACCTCATGAGGGACCCGACGTGGCGACCAACTGGCTCAACTGGCCAAAGCCAGTCGGGAGAACATTACAAGCGACCCGTTATACAGCTCATCCCGCCAGACGCCATCCTGGACGCTCTTCGTAGGCTGCCACCCTCAACTTTGACTGCAACTGATGTGCCATCACAGCCAACTTCAACAACGTCAACAGATCCTGTACCGACAACGACATCAGCAGCGATACCCTGGACAAGTTCAACAGCCCCTGGTCGAGACGCAGACGTAGATGGccagaacaagaagaagaaaagaaaaaggccgAGGATGGAACGCGACCCGGATTGGGTCCCCGGTCAAACCGATGGGGAGAACGAGCCAAGTACTCGGAGAAGATAAACCTGAAGTTCAGAGGCTATCAAAGAAGCCCCGAGAAACACAAGAGGACGATGagctgtgatgatgatgtaggGTGGTTTAGAAAGGGTTCCCTGCACAGGGCCACGGCTGGAAACACTAAGGAAATCACACCTCTGATTCAAGGcattttgttgctgtttACTGAAGTTGTCATATACaaagcaaagagaaaaggtGGTGCGGAAAGAGTGGGTTGATTCTTGAACAGGTTGGTTTTCGATCACGTTGATCTGATTTCGATCAGGTTGATTTGATTTCGAGCAGGTCGATTTTTGCGCTGCTTGATCTTGCGCTGATTTGCTCGCAGGTAGCTGGTGATTTGATCAAGCTTTGACCCACAGACCCCCTCCATCTGATCTGCCCACAAGTATTTAATTCAGtccttgctctctctctttctctctcttccggagcttttgcttctccccccaccaccctcaccaaaagTCGCTCTTTTCAAACGACTTTTCCTCCCTGACTCACTTTCAAGACTTCTGTTTCATCCCCCACGAGCATCAGCAAGCTTGTTTGCTGCCTATGATCCACTCTATGATGGCCGAGATCCATGGCGATGGCATGCCCTTCTCCTCTGCGATCATCACAGTTGTGTATACCAAGGCAAGCGTTTCTGCTCTTCCCAGCGCTCTTTGTGCGGGTGAGTAGGTGAGCTCCGGCTCACTGTCCTTCCCAAGCATATCATAACCTCTCAGCTTGTCCTGTGGTCAGGCTCAGGGGTTGTGGGATAAAACGCCCCTCCTATGGAGAGGGCAGAAACACAGGCAAACATTCTTGGTGATTTGAGACAGCGCCGGTGGTTGCAAAGGTTTTCTCTCTGGCCGATAGGTCTTCGCGCTGCCCCTGCCTGCCTTCCGTCATCTGCTCGAAAAGGCGGTTGGTGTGTAGATTGTTTAGTTCATTGCTTAATGGGCACAGACGCTTGGGACTCCGGTCCGACGAACGCGTAAAGGATCCGCGTGATACTGAAAGAACGCCCCCTCCCATGTTTACTGTTGCCGTCTTGCCAGCATGTTTTTTGCTGACTGGGATCTAGCTCATCACAATGCCAGCCCCAACACATCCACCCCAGATTGCGCAATACATCATCCCGACCGCCGTCCTGCTCGACCGCCAAAAGCAACGCGATCGTGAGAAAGAGAGCAAGCCGCACTGGACCGTCAGTTCCGAGGGCGCCAGATGGCACGCGAAATGAAGCTCGCCGAAgtcaagaccaaggagaaggccgccgAAACCGAGAGACACACCGAGAGGCACCGTGTCATGTCAGAAATCGACACCAAGACTCACGACCATGCTGTGGTCGTTCGATGTGTAGCTTGCGGTGCACTCGgtctgttttgtttgtttcttctGTGGCTGGGGAAATTGGCGATGATCTGGTGATTGATGGAAATGGTATTGAAGGGATTGTTTGGTGTACCAAGACAAGAACAGGAAATGACGACTGTTGATTTGCTGGGCCACAGTTATATTGTGACGGGTTTTCGATGAATGCATGCATGTCTGTTAGATATCACGGGGTGGCATGAGAGTGGTTCGAGTGACATGATTGCCTTTTGTTAAGAGAGGGGCAGTCGAGAGGGCAGTTTTTGCACACAAAAAAATAGGCTCGACTAACAGCAGCAGATGGCACCTTCTGGGCAGCCCGTGCCTGTTGCCGGCAGTGCCTGTTGCCAGTGATAGCAAAGTTGCTGAGTGGAAGAGGGGAAAGTGCGTGACAGCAATCGGCTGATGCCTGACAGGAGTTGAGGGAAGGCAGTTGCACTCGAGGCAGGAGCAAGCAACCGAGTCGGTGGCGGGACGATACGCGAGGCTTGGAGGGATGGTAgtgagggaggagcagtGCAGTCAGTTGCTGTCAGCTGGAGACCTGTCCCTGCGGTGGCTCGGGTCAGCAGTGACAAAGCAGGCAGGCATTCCTGGAGCTGTCGGGTGGGGCAGTGGCTGCTTGAAACATCACGACAATTCGTGTCCACGGTTCCTGCCGATCACCTCCGTCCAACTTGTCAAAACCCCTTCATGCCACAGTGGGCTCCAGATTCAAACCCAGTCTCCGGACGCCAAGCCCCGCTTGAGTCCGGATATCCCGGCCGGCCCCATTCTGGAAGGTTTCCCTCTGCTCGGCCTTGGAAGTTGTGATTGCGACCCTGACTGCATTGCGCCTCTGCTGCCTACAGTTGGTTCTTGCTCTCACTTTGGCCTCATTTTTTCTCAATTGTCAACTGATAGCGGAAAATAATGAACCTCTCCAGGACCTATGGCATCAATAACCTCAACTCGGCCAAATATCACCCCATGAACATGCATCGACGACGGAATCCGGATAGGGCCCCGCTGCGGGCGGCAGCCCTACCGACCATGCTACCGTTGCCAAGGATCACAAGCGATGCACCGTTGAACCCCATGCCCGTACCTGACGCTATTCCCCGCAGCACATGGTACCGAATGCTTCCGGTTTGTTTCGTTTTCACCTCTGGAGGGAAATGCGACCTTGACATGCGATCTGCTGGGCTCTGGTTCGCCTGCAATCCCAGCCGGTTAATATCAAGCCCGCATTGAATGCCACAACACTTTCGCCCTCTGTATCCATGCACGCTTGGATGCAGATCGGACGAAATCTCTATTTATGCGACCCATGGTTCATCTCAAAAGACTCCCCTGGAACGGGCGACTGACTGGAAAGATGAGATGGTGAATCGCCCCCCTCGCTTTTACCTTCcccatttctttttctttttgttgatagcttctttcccccccctctctaacccccccccttttttttaagGGGATCAACTCTTGTTTTTGTCAACCTCGTGGAACCTGATGGCGGCATATCGGTAGTGGCCGCCTCACAACCACATCGATTCGGCCAAATGTCAAGACGTTTGGCATTCCACACCAACCAAACCGGGACGACCACACAGACACGGGTGTATGAATGGAATCGAGAGGAAGCATGGAACACACGGTCAGGCCGTTCTCGATCACAGATCGCGGGCCTCCGCTGCTTGCCATTGATGCAGCTGCTCTGGGACTCGCCCTGATCGCCACGCTTTTACGATGTTATGTCCGCATACGACTCGTCCGCGCCTTTGGCGTTGACGACTGGCTGATGGCCGCAGCCATGGTCACCTTTTCGGCCTACTGTTCTTTTTCCATCGCTGGCGTCACCTACGGCACCGGACAGCATATCGAGGATCTCCCCCCAGAAAACAATGCGACCGCCAAGAAGGTCAGTTCGTCCCATCTTTGACTCTCGTCAAGGCGTCCAAAAACTGACAAAAcacagtggtggtggtgttgctatCTAGCCTACTCGGCCACCATGatcctctccaagctctccatcGCCTACTTCCTCTTGCGTGTCACCATCAGTCGAGTCCACCGCTGGATCATTTACTTTTCCGCCATCATTACCGTTGCCAGTTGCGCCACTTTCTTTTTCGTGTCACTCTTTCAGTGCTATCCAGTGTATCATTTCTGGACAAAGCACATGGACCCCGACGGCGGGACTTGCATCGACATGCAGGTTGTAATTGGCCTGGCCTACCTCTTCAGCGCCATGAGCATCATGTCGGACTTTACATTCGCTCTTTTACCAGCATGGATTGTGTCACATTTGAACATGCGGACACGGACAAAGGCTGCCTTGATCACCCTCATGGGATTGGGTTGTTTGTAGGTTTGCTGCGTTCCGACTTTCTTCTCGTCTACTAACTGTTCGACAGAGCTAGcgccgccgttgttgttCGCCTCCCCTATATGCACCACATTGCCAGCGAGGACTTTCTCTACGACACCACCGATATTGCAATTTGGTCCACCGTCGAGCAATGCCTGGCCATCACGGCCGGTTGCCTCGCCACACTGCAACCCCTGGCCAAGTCTATTGGCTACAGGCTGGGACTCACTACGCGTCCGAGCCTTCCCCTCAGCAACAGCGCCTACAAAATGACGGGGGGCGAGATCTCAGTGAGGAGGTCATTTACCAGAAGAACAGAGACCTTCTCGTCGTGCGCCGTCAACCTGCGAGGTATCCCactcgaggagggtggtctGAAGTTGCAGCCGGGAATCTCGGGGTATACTGCCATGTGTTATAACACGAGCGGTGCGGGCAGCCAAGAGGAACTGAGACCAAGTCAAGTCGACAGGCCGGAAATAGGGGGTTCGGACCCGAACctcaaggaagaggaggtaaTTGCTGTCACTGTAACGGTCAGGGCAAAGGAAGGGAGCCCATAATCTTGCGGTGTTTACTAGGGGTTTTGGATAGAATTTCAACGTCAGCAAATGACTGTACAACAATTGAAAAAAGATATTGCACACTGGATTCTTGCAGCCACTGCAGTCAGACGATGTCGGCTCATGACTTGGTTCGCTTCCACATGGAATTTTGTTCACTTTCGGAATAGGGAACGAGTTTCTTTGTCATCAGGTTGCAAGCGGTGTGTTTGAAGAGAAGAAATATTTCTTACCGTACTAGGCTGGACCTGGGTTTGCTGTCTGGTGGTTTGATTGCACATGAAGGCTGAGTACGATGGCATCTACAATTCGACAAAATTGCAGCATTTTGTATTCAAAACATTTCTACATGTTAGGTCTTCATGTCTTCATTTGTTACTGCTTACTATGAAGCTCACAATGATTCATAATGGTTTGAATGAACATCATTCACCCCTTGcgttggaaaagggggtgagcCAGAATGAATCATCACAGTTGCACGAGCGACCAACCTGCATTATCGGGGGTATAGGTGATCACGGGCTACGATTGTGCAATTTCATATCGTTTCTATTCCTGCACTTCAAAAGTGGTCAGAGAAAACTCTTACCAGCTTTTGTCTATAGACCAAGCTTGATAGCAGGCAGGTTTACACACTGCACTGGGCGAGATTCAAGTCCAAACTTGTGACCATGTCCCCACATGCAGGCACCAAGCCAACAGCCCAGCTGACAAGTGGCTTCCTCACTTCACCTCACCCAATCAACACCAAAGTACCCGGCAGTAAAACACGTCGCAAACTCGCTACTTTTTCTTCCCAGGAAAGCAGTGTCATTCATCTTACCCTGCAATCCTTCTCAGttccaaacaccaccatgacaacaaaatccaccaccacccctacCGCCCTCCAAATCCCCGAAATCCTCTCCCAAGtattcctccacctcccccctctcgaCCTCATCACAAGCACCACCCGCGTCTCCCGCCTCTGGCACTCCCTCCTCGAAACcgaccccctcctccagcgccacctcttcttcctccccgaccCCGCCTGGACCACCTACCCGTCCTTCATCCCCTCACCACGAAAAATCAACCCCTTATTCAAGACTGTCTTTTCCCTGTTCTTTCACCCCGCCTTTCTGGGTGAGATGGGTGTCTTTTACGCCGCTCGGGCTTCACAGCCTCATTCGAATGGCAACCCACAAGAGGGAAGGCTGGCGCATTGGAGTGacgaaaagagagagaggatgcTGAGAAAGGGtgcgagctggaggaggatgggctgctggaggggggtgcACACCAGGATGGGGTTTATGGAGAGGGAACCGTCCGAGGGGGTGGTCACTGTGCGGGAACAGGCTTATTGTTTTGTGAAAAGGGACGAGGGGGGCGGGTATGGGCATGTCTTGACGATGGGGGACTTTTACGACTGGATTATTGCGGCGTTGGGCACCGTTTCAAAGACGTTGAAGACGAGTGGGCATAATGAGGATCTCAACATGATGGTGTGGGTTATCATCTGGGGGCAGAAGCTGGGCGGTGGAAGTTACGAGAAGGGTGTGGAGGCGTTTTCTCACTGCCGAAGGGTTATCTTGAGAAATGGTGACAAGATCTCGGAGGATGAGCAGGATGAGATGACAAAAGATGGTGCCGCAAACCgagcggagagggagggacGTGATGCGGAGCATCTACATCAAGAGCGCCAAGGTTTAGCTACGATGATGGACTGTTATGTTGGGCTGGAATGGCGATTCCGGATGCTTTACATGCCACGACCAGACGCAGTGGAAAGCAGAGACAGTCGGGTGGATATCCGAAAGTTTATGAGCGCTGATGGACGTGATGGCTTCCGGACGGTGAACGCACTCGTTCCAGGCCCGGGTCGTTATCACTCCGCATGGGTTGGAGAACCCTCAATTGGCCATCTATTGGTGGGCTAACCGTTCAGATACTGGGGGGAAATAGCATACAAGTCCAGAGAGATTGGGACATGGATGGGATGAATGATATTGGATGATAACTATATTTGAAGGTTTTTCGAATGGCTAGTAGACGCAGTCGACAAATGTGTGGAGGGTGGGCTAGATTCCAGCCATACGTCCATCCCTTTCACCGGTCCGCACTCACTAGTTGTGCCAAATAGCATAATCAGTGCCGAAAGCAAACGCATCAACGCGATCAGGCCCCCAGGAAGCAACAGCCGGCTTGCTGACTAGAGTCCCACCGAGGCTCCTCCACGGTCTCCAAGCGGTGCCGTCCCAGTATCTATGCCACAACGCGCTGTCAGTTCCAATGACATAGACATCAAGCCTGTTGGCCTGGTCCGAAGCCACAACAGGCGTAGACTCCAACACACCACCCAAGCTCTCCCAGCCTGCCCATCTCcgcccatcccaccacttGTGAATCAAGTCCCTCTTCGCACCAACAGTAAAGACATCGATCCTGTTCGGCCCCCAAGACACCGCCACAGGGTCGGAATGCAGAGTCCCGCCGAGATTCTCCCATCCGCTGTTCCATCTgctcccatcccaccacttATGCTGGAGAGAAGAGTCCTGAGCCGAGACGGCAAACAGGTCAAGACGGTTGGCAGACCAAGCAGTCGTTGAGGTGGAACCCTTCATGCGACCGCCCATCGACTCCCAGCTTCCCCATGCGCGCCCGTTCCACCATCTATACCAGATGGCCGAATCCTTGCCTTTGGCAAACACATCCAGACGGTTGGGACCCCAGGCCACGACGGACGGGTCACCCTCGATCTGGCCTCCGAGATCCTCGAAGCAACCCTAGCTGCGGCCATCCCACCACTTGTGGCTTTTATCACAGCGTAAGCATGTGTTCAAAAAGGGGGAAAATAAAAAGCACTCACACGAGTGAACTGTTGACCCCAACAGAGAAGAGATCGAGCCTGTTGGGACCCCACGCAGCGGTGATAGGGGAAGAGGTGAGCTGTCCACCAAGGGACTCCCAGTTATTCCACGAGTGGCCGTCCAACCAACGGTGTCACATGGCGCTATCGAGCCCGATGACAAAGAGGTCGAGACGGTTGGGTCCCCAGGCGACGACAGAGGGAGCATAGGGGGCAAAAGTTCCACCAAGGGACTCCAAACGGCCAGGGACCGTGAGACGGGGAGAGAGATTGCCGGGGTGGGCAGAAACGAAGGAGAGGCTTGCGCCCAGGAGGAGAGCGGTGGCGGAGACCATCTTCGGGAAGCTTGAGGCTGGAACTGTAGCTTACTCGAGCCGGTGTGGATGGAAGGAAAGCCCCTTGGATGAGCTGTCGGAGGGGATTTCATAGATGGCAAAACATCGCGAGACTCGCCCTGACGGTGGTTTTGGTGAATGTTGTCGTCTCAATGCGGACGCAATGTTCAAGACCCTGCAGCAAGGTGCAAGCTGAACTGAGTATTTGAGGAACGTTGATTAGCCCTGCATGGCGGTGAAATCCCCGAATTCTTAAAGTTGGGGTCTTTCATGACGAAGTTGTGCTGGCATGCTGACCCTATATTGTCTCTGTCGAACAAATTGGCCTTGGGGGAAATTCACTCATAGAGCGGCGGTCGAATACAATCATCACACAAGCCTTGGGAAAGCGAGACAGAGCTCTGTCAGCCACACATACCTTACCCATTCATATATTGGAAGCACAATCTTGAGTCACCTGCCTATGGTTATGAAATTGCTACTTGCCATACTCATGACTCGTGTCGACACCATGATGCGGCGATTCATCGGGTGCTACAATAGCACGAGTATTCCAGCAGGATGATCAGTATAACAAGATGGAGTCATGATTATTCAATCATGTAAAGGTTGGTGGAGCTGGGCGGAGTTGACAATGGCTGCGGAcaaagaggagaaaaagacTGCAGCGCGACATTCAGGGGTGATCCTGGCATCCCCAGGTCACACACCTTTGGCTGTTTCtagcaccatcaccaaccgaGGCAGCATTGGATCGCTGATCAAGCCACTAAACCGTTGCAATCTTACAACCCCGCAGATCTTGTCTCAGAGCAGGAAGACGCGCCAAGTGTCGCCAAGAAACCTTTTCCAGTTGAAGATGGCCCAACAAACTTCGTCTTGTTATGAGCGTCATCATCCAGCCAAACCGAACACGACATGCGAGTTCATCAGGGACAATGCAGCTTGCTAAAATTTTGGGTGAGGGAAGCCATTGGACAAGGTGAGAAAACGGATCCTATTTACCCCAGAAAGCTTGGATCTAATGCTACGAGATTGGCAAAACGCCGCTGATCACCCCCCTGTTCAGGCATAACTTCGCAGCATCTCAATGAGGAGAGCATCACCGACCAGGGCAGTACCAAGCCCCTGGGAAGCGCACATGTCACGATGTTGCATGTGCTTTCTTGCGGACACAAAATCTTCGGCAACCCCTCAGACGGGAGACTGCAGACAGCAGCATCCTCTCCTCGGCTtccccctctcaccaccctccccgctcTGACATGTTTCTCCAACGTGTCCTGGCCCTCGGGGCTGCATGTGCAAGCCTCAGCCTCGTTCGCGCCGTTGACCTCACGGGCTACGAGTACGTAGTAGTTGGTTCCGGCGCAGGAGGTGGCCCTCTAGCTGCGcgtcttgcccttgccggtCACAAAACACTCTTGATCGAGGCCGGCGACGATCAGGGACAGAGCATCAACTACACCGTACCAGCATACCATGCCCGAGTATCCGAAGACCCCAAGCTTGCTTGGAACTTCTTCGTCCGTCACTATGCCGACGACGAACGCCAGGCAAGAGACTGGAAGACCAGCTACGACACACCAGATGGCACCATCTACTCTGGCCTCAACCCTCCTAAAGGGTCCAAGATGAAGGGTGTTCTCTACCCCAGGACCGGATCACTTGGCGGGTGCACTTCGCACAATGCCATGGTGGCCGTGTATCCTCACGAGTCAGATTTTAACTACATCAGCACCCTTACGGGGGATAGCTCATGGCGGCCCGACAATATGCGCAAGTACTTTGCCcggatggagaggaagcaGTATATCAACGGTCTTTACAAGGGACATGGAAGAGATGGTTGGTTCACCACCGAGGTTGCCCCCCTGACCATTCCCCTCAAAGATCCTCAACTGCTGGCCACCCTGACCGGCGGTGCTTCTGCCCTCGGAAGCCTCAGCAACCAGATCTTGAACGTCGGCACTCTTCTCGCAGGCGACCTCAATGCGGACAGCAGTCTCCGTGATAAACAGCCTGCCTACTACCAGATCCCCATCAGCACCGACAAGGGAACCCGTCTCGGAACCCGCGAGTTTGTCGTCTCCGTCCGGGACGCCAAGAACCCTGACGGCAGCAAGAAATACCCTCTCGATGTACGCCTCAACTGCCATGTCACCAAGGTCATCTTCGACAAGAAGTCTTCCCCTCCCAGGGCCATTGGTGTGGAGTTCCTCGACGGCGCCTACCTCTACCGTGCCAGCCCTCTGTCCACTGGAGCCAAGGGAACCCCCGGGTCTGCCCGCGCCTCGAGAGAGGTCATTCTCGCCGGCGGCACCTACAACTCGCCccagcttctcaagctcTCTGGCATTGGCCCCAAGGACGAGCTCAAATCTTTCAACATCCCCGTCCTCGTCAATCTTCCTGGTGTCGGCACCAACCTCCAGGACCACTACGAGACGGCGGTGACAGCCCGCGCTCCCCGTTCCTACAACGCCCTCAAGGACtgcaccttcctcttcaacaccaccaacgaccCCTGCCTCGACAAATGGCAGCGTCCTATCCTCGGTGACCGCGGCACCTACGCCTCCAACGGCTTCGCGGC
The window above is part of the Podospora bellae-mahoneyi strain CBS 112042 chromosome 3, whole genome shotgun sequence genome. Proteins encoded here:
- a CDS encoding hypothetical protein (EggNog:ENOG503P2GJ); this translates as MKSPPTAHPRGFPSIHTGSSKLQFQPQASRRWSPPPLSSWAQASPSFLPTPAISLPVSRSLAVWSPLVELLPPMLPLSSPGDPTVSTSLSSGSIAPCDTVGWTATRGITGSPLVDSSPLPLSPLRGVPTGSISSLLGSTVHSSTSGGMAAARDLGGQIEGDPSVVAWGPNRLDVFAKGKDSAIWYRWWNGRAWGSWESMGGRMKGSTSTTAWSANRLDLFAVSAQDSSLQHKWWDGSRWNSGWENLGGTLHSDPVAVSWGPNRIDVFTVGAKRDLIHKWWDGRRWAGWESLGGVLESTPVVASDQANRLDVYVIGTDSALWHRYWDGTAWRPWRSLGGTLVSKPAVASWGPDRVDAFAFGTDYAIWHN
- a CDS encoding hypothetical protein (EggNog:ENOG503NZ3B; COG:S); this encodes MESRGSMEHTVRPFSITDRGPPLLAIDAAALGLALIATLLRCYVRIRLVRAFGVDDWLMAAAMVTFSAYCSFSIAGVTYGTGQHIEDLPPENNATAKKWWWCCYLAYSATMILSKLSIAYFLLRVTISRVHRWIIYFSAIITVASCATFFFVSLFQCYPVYHFWTKHMDPDGGTCIDMQVVIGLAYLFSAMSIMSDFTFALLPAWIVSHLNMRTRTKAALITLMGLGCLASAAVVVRLPYMHHIASEDFLYDTTDIAIWSTVEQCLAITAGCLATLQPLAKSIGYRLGLTTRPSLPLSNSAYKMTGGEISVRRSFTRRTETFSSCAVNLRGIPLEEGGLKLQPGISGYTAMCYNTSGAGSQEELRPSQVDRPEIGGSDPNLKEEEVIAVTVTVRAKEGSP
- a CDS encoding hypothetical protein (CAZy:AA3; EggNog:ENOG503NWR9; COG:E), giving the protein MSVIIQPNRTRHASSSGTMQLAKILGQYQAPGKRTCHDVACAFLRTQNLRQPLRRETADSSILSSASPSHHPPRSDMFLQRVLALGAACASLSLVRAVDLTGYEYVVVGSGAGGGPLAARLALAGHKTLLIEAGDDQGQSINYTVPAYHARVSEDPKLAWNFFVRHYADDERQARDWKTSYDTPDGTIYSGLNPPKGSKMKGVLYPRTGSLGGCTSHNAMVAVYPHESDFNYISTLTGDSSWRPDNMRKYFARMERKQYINGLYKGHGRDGWFTTEVAPLTIPLKDPQLLATLTGGASALGSLSNQILNVGTLLAGDLNADSSLRDKQPAYYQIPISTDKGTRLGTREFVVSVRDAKNPDGSKKYPLDVRLNCHVTKVIFDKKSSPPRAIGVEFLDGAYLYRASPLSTGAKGTPGSARASREVILAGGTYNSPQLLKLSGIGPKDELKSFNIPVLVNLPGVGTNLQDHYETAVTARAPRSYNALKDCTFLFNTTNDPCLDKWQRPILGDRGTYASNGFAAAMLSKSTTTPDGSFDTFVFGGPVNFHGYYPGYSYAAVAESDLWTWAVLKAHPRNTAGFVRLRSADPLDVPEINYNYFDTGSGDWRADIQTIVEGIELAREALRKQPVRTNEILPGAGTNTREELEAYIKDTSWGHHASSTCPIGPDGDPMAVLDSKFRVRGVKGLRVVDASVYPRIPGTFTAVSTMMVAEKAADDILAEAN
- a CDS encoding hypothetical protein (EggNog:ENOG503PFGC; COG:S) → MSPHAGTKPTAQLTIPNTTMTTKSTTTPTALQIPEILSQVFLHLPPLDLITSTTRVSRLWHSLLETDPLLQRHLFFLPDPAWTTYPSFIPSPRKINPLFKTVFSLFFHPAFLGEMGVFYAARASQPHSNGNPQEGRLAHWSDEKRERMLRKGASWRRMGCWRGVHTRMGFMEREPSEGVVTVREQAYCFVKRDEGGGYGHVLTMGDFYDWIIAALGTVSKTLKTSGHNEDLNMMVWVIIWGQKLGGGSYEKGVEAFSHCRRVILRNGDKISEDEQDEMTKDGAANRAEREGRDAEHLHQERQGLATMMDCYVGLEWRFRMLYMPRPDAVESRDSRVDIRKFMSADGRDGFRTVNALVPGPGRYHSAWVGEPSIGHLLVG